One Thalassospira marina DNA window includes the following coding sequences:
- the lpxA gene encoding acyl-ACP--UDP-N-acetylglucosamine O-acyltransferase, which produces MANVHPTAIVEDGAQLGQDVEIGPYSMVGASVVLGDRVKLHSHVVVAGNTTIGEDGVVFPFASIGHAPQDLKFKGEASRLVVGKRVKIREGVTMNPGTEGGGMLTSVGDDCLVMAGAHVGHDCMVGNHCILVNNATLAGHVHVDDFAIVGGLSAVHQFVRIGRHAMIGGMTGVESDVIPYGSVIGNRAYLSGLNIVGLKRRGFDRETIHSLRKAYRLVFAHEGTLAERVEEVAKDFADVGPVMEIINFLKAESTRSVCTPKYDSSAG; this is translated from the coding sequence ATGGCAAACGTGCATCCGACAGCAATTGTCGAAGACGGTGCGCAGCTCGGTCAGGATGTCGAAATCGGCCCCTATAGCATGGTGGGCGCTTCGGTAGTTCTGGGGGACCGGGTGAAACTGCACTCGCATGTGGTTGTCGCGGGTAACACGACAATCGGCGAAGATGGTGTGGTTTTTCCCTTTGCCTCGATCGGTCATGCGCCGCAGGACCTGAAATTCAAGGGTGAAGCATCCCGCCTTGTCGTAGGTAAACGGGTCAAGATTCGCGAAGGCGTGACGATGAACCCGGGTACCGAAGGCGGCGGCATGCTGACTTCCGTGGGTGACGATTGCCTTGTCATGGCGGGTGCCCATGTTGGCCATGACTGCATGGTGGGCAACCACTGTATTCTGGTCAATAACGCAACGCTTGCCGGGCACGTTCATGTGGACGATTTCGCCATTGTTGGTGGTTTGTCGGCTGTTCACCAGTTTGTGCGTATCGGCCGCCACGCCATGATTGGTGGCATGACCGGTGTTGAAAGCGACGTTATCCCTTATGGGTCGGTTATTGGTAACCGTGCCTATCTGTCGGGCCTTAACATCGTTGGTCTGAAGCGTCGCGGGTTTGATCGTGAAACGATCCATTCTCTGCGCAAGGCATATCGTCTGGTCTTTGCCCATGAGGGGACACTTGCCGAACGTGTTGAAGAAGTCGCCAAAGACTTTGCCGATGTCGGCCCTGTCATGGAAATTATCAACTTTTTGAAAGCAGAGAGCACACGCTCCGTCTGTACCCCGAAATATGACAGCTCCGCAGGGTAA